One genomic window of Magnolia sinica isolate HGM2019 chromosome 3, MsV1, whole genome shotgun sequence includes the following:
- the LOC131240832 gene encoding signal recognition particle 19 kDa protein-like, translating to MDGDLPNIKRWVVFYPIYINSKKTLAEGRRISAIKACESPTCLEIGDCCKYLKLPFAVEVDKAYPRDFMQRGRVRVLLKNIDGTFYNPEITSRKQLMLKVAELVPEHRGRTMKQKPSVTHNAGTSKPSVTHNAGTSKPSVTHNAGTLKSGKGRRRKK from the exons ATGGACGGAGACCTACCTAATATAAAAAGGTGGGTGGTCTTTTACCCCATTTATATCAATTCAAAGAAGACATTAGCTGAGGGGCGCCGGATTAGTGCAATCAAAGCATGTGAAAGTCCAACTTGTCTGGAGATTGGTGATTGCTGCAAATATCTTAAGCTTCCATTCGCAGTTGAG GTTGACAAGGCATATCCGCGAGACTTCATGCAAAGAGGAAGAGTGAGGGTATTGCTTAAAAATATAGATGGAACATTTTATAATCCGGAAATTACTTCAA GGAAACAATTGATGCTCAAGGTTGCAGAGTTGGTCCCTGAACATCGTGGAAGGACTATGAAACAGAAGCCTTCAGTGACTCACAATGCAGGAACTTCAAAGCCTTCAGTGACTCACAATGCAGGAACTTCAAAGCCTTCAGTGACTCACAATGCAGGAACTTTGAAATCAGGAAagggcagaagaaggaagaaatga
- the LOC131240829 gene encoding large ribosomal subunit protein eL20z, translating to MSEEGEGKSRGIDTDPQHQHHYGTFQGVPSYPQPAIGFPQPIPPPGAVAPGPPYYHHSHGYQAVPVVEGRPVREARLPCCGIGLGWFLFIIGFFLAAIPWYAGAFILLCSRVDYREKPGYAACTIAAVLAAIAIILGVTKGTHTW from the exons ATGAGCGAAGAAGGAGAAGGGAAGAGCCGAGGAATCGACACTGATCCTCAGCACCAGCACCACTACGGAACGTTTCAAGGCGTTCCGTCCTACCCTCAGCCCGCGATCGGATTCCCTCAGCCGATTCCTCCGCCCGGAGCTGTCGCTCCTGGTCCTCCTTACTATCACCATTCCCATGGCTATCAAGCTGttccag TTGTTGAAGGAAGACCTGTAAGAGAAGCCCGCCTTCCCTGCTGCGGTATTGGTCTCGGCTGGTTTCT GTTCATCATTGGTTTCTTTCTTGCTGCTATACCGTGGTACGCTGGGGCTTTCATTCTCCTATGTAGCCGAGTGGATTACAGAGAGAAACCAGGGTATGCTGCATGCACAATTGCT GCTGTTCTTGCTGCAATTGCTATTATTCTTGGGGTGACCAAGGGGACTCATACCTGGTGA
- the LOC131239097 gene encoding aspartyl protease AED1-like, translating into MIFSKILVFLKTMVLLFVFYGFSTAAIYNKSAAGSPESLLHGIELPQHPSFNSVASSSIDTGCRVGTTETRKLELPEAKKQRDDDKQEEDMMGLPSKPALKLHLKHRSENPESKIDKKESLMVSAHGDLTRIQTLHRRITEKKNQNRVSRITEPRLASTASKLLPNKAAEKVLGPASQLVATLESSVSLGSGEYFMDVFVGTPPKHFSLILDTGSNLNWIQCLPCHDCFEQNGPPYNPQDSSSYRNVSCRDPGCELVSSPAPPQPCKSDNQTCPYFYGYGDRSNTTGDFALETFTVNLTSPTGQPEFQQVENVMFGCGHWNRGLFHGAAGLLGLGRGPLSFSSQLHVCWNSTTLFISFNISI; encoded by the coding sequence aTGATTTTCTCGAAGATTTTGGTTTTCTTGAAGACGATGGTTCTTCTATTCGTTTTCTACGGTTTCAGCACCGCCGCGATTTATAACAAAAGCGCGGCAGGATCCCCTGAATCTCTCCTTCATGGAATCGAACTCCcccaacacccaagcttcaattCAGTCGCTTCTTCTTCAATAGACACCGGCTGTCGCGTCGGAACGACGGAGACTCGGAAGCTAGAATTGCCGGAAGCAAAAAAACAGAGAGATGATGACAAGCAAGAAGAAGATATGATGGGGCTACCATCTAAACCGGCGTTGAAACTTCACCTGAAGCACAGGTCAGAGAATCCCGAATCGAAAATTGACAAGAAAGAATCGCTGATGGTGTCGGCCCACGGAGACCTGACCAGAATTCAAACGCTCCATAGAAGGATTACAGAGAAGAAGAATCAGAACAGAGTGTCGCGGATAACAGAGCCGAGGCTTGCATCGACGGCCTCAAAGCTATTGCCGAACAAAGCCGCAGAAAAGGTACTCGGCCCCGCCAGCCAATTGGTGGCGACGCTGGAATCCAGCGTCAGCCTCGGTTCCGGCGAGTATTTCATGGATGTTTTTGTGGGGACCCCGCCCAAGCATTTCTCTCTGATACTCGACACCGGCAGCAATCTCAATTGGATCCAATGCCTCCCCTGCCATGATTGCTTCGAGCAGAACGGCCCGCCTTACAACCCTCAGGACTCTTCGTCCTATCGCAATGTCAGCTGCCGTGATCCCGGCTGCGAGCTGGTGTCGTCGCCGGCCCCACCGCAGCCGTGCAAATCAGATAACCAGACATGCCCGTACTTCTACGGGTATGGGGATCGGTCCAACACCACCGGCGATTTCGCTCTCGAGACCTTCACGGTCAACCTCACCTCGCCGACTGGGCAGCCCGAGTTCCAGCAGGTCGAGAATGTCATGTTCGGATGCGGGCATTGGAATCGAGGCCTCTTCCATGGCGCAGCTGGTTTACTGGGGCTCGGGCGCGGCCCGCTCTCCTTCTCCTCTCAGCTCCATGTTTGCTGGAATTCTACAACATTGTTCATCAGTTTTAATATATCAATTTAG
- the LOC131240830 gene encoding 3-hydroxyisobutyryl-CoA hydrolase-like protein 5, with amino-acid sequence MAQEPVNPEEVVLAEEVNHVRLITLNRPRQLNVISSKVVVLLAEFLEKWEKDDDAELVIIKATGRAFSAGGDLKMFYDGRSDDSCLEVVYRMYWLCYHIHTYRKTQVALVHGLVMGGGASLTAPLKFSAVTEKTVFAVPEASIGFHTDCGFSYILSRLPGHLGEYLALTGARLNGKEMIAAGLATHFVPSEKLAELEKHLISLNSGDEHAVKSVIEEFSVDVQPDEDSILNKQSTINQCFDKESVEEIIESFEAEASKEGNGWITAVLKSLKRSSPTGLKITLRSIREGRKQTLPDCLKKEFRLTMNILRSVISGDVYEGIRALSIDKDQSPKWDPPALEKVSSEKIDVVFQPFKEELELQIPAEGEACRWDGKFENSAYQS; translated from the exons ATGGCACAAGAACCCGTAAATCCAGAAGag GTTGTTTTGGCAGAAGAAGTAAACCATGTAAGGTTGATCACCTTAAACCGGCCTCGCCAATTGAATGTCATTTCATCCAAAGTG GTTGTTTTGCTAGCTGAATTCCTTGAAAAATGGGAGAAGGATGATGATGCGGAGCTTGTGATAATCAAGGCTA CTGGACGTGCTTTCTCTGCTGGTGGGGATCTAAAGATGTTCTATGATGGGAGGTCAG ATGATTCCTGTCTCGAAGTTGTGTATAGAATGTATTGGCTATGTTATCACATTCATACATATAGGAAAACACAG GTAGCGCTTGTTCATGGACTTGTCATGGGTGGAGGTGCATCACTGACTGCTCCATTAAAATTCTCAGCCGTCACTGAGAAGACT gtttttgcTGTTCCTGAAGCAAGTATTGGATTTCACACTGATTGCGGCTTTTCATACATTCTCTCACGCCTTCCTGGACATTTAG GGGAGTACTTGGCCTTAACTGGTGCAAGGCTGAATGGGAAAGAAATGATTGCGGCCGGTCTCGCAACCCATTTTGTCCCGTCTGAG AAATTGGCTGAGCTCGAGAAGCATTTAATAAGCTTAAACTCCGGGGATGAGCATGCAGTCAAATCGGTTATTGAGGAATTCTCTGTGGATGTTCAACCTGATGAAGATAGTATTTTGAACAA GCAATCAACAATCAACCAGTGCTTTGACAAGGAATCAGTGGAAGAGATTATAGAATCCTTC GAAGCTGAGGCAAGCAAGGAGGGCAATGGATGGATAACTGCTGTGCTCAAGAGCTTGAAAAGATCATCACCCACTGGACTGAAGATAACACTAAGATCG ATTCGCGAAGGACGGAAACAAACTCTGCCCGATTGCCTGAAGAAGGAATTCAGACTTACGATGAACATACTGAGATCGGTGATCTCTGGTGATGTCTATGAG GGTATTCGAGCTCTAAGTATTGATAAAGACCAATCTCCAAAG tgggacccaccagcactTGAGAAAGTGAGCAGTGAGAAAATAGACGTGGTTTTCCAACCATTCAAGGAGGAACTGGAACTCCAGATTCCGGCTGAGGGAGAAGCATGCCG GTGGGATGGGAAATTTGAGAACTCAGCATATCAAAGCTGA